Proteins from one Hydrogenophaga sp. SL48 genomic window:
- a CDS encoding sulfite exporter TauE/SafE family protein gives MDTLQLSMVVVVFVLAGGVKGVTGMGLPTVAMSLLGLWMQPVQAAALLVIPSLATNVAQCCGPHLRSLASRMWPGWLAMAIVTVSAPGLGGAVQLPWAKAWLGGILMAYGLWGLWRPHLPDLSRSSQWLSVLAGTATGLVTALTAVFVLPWVPYLQTLRLSKDEMVQALGLSFTVATLSLAVRVQMSAPFESGSADLAIALGGALIGAFGGLKLGEVLRGRLAGPAFQKALFVIFVALGAANLIQAL, from the coding sequence ATGGACACATTGCAGCTCTCGATGGTGGTCGTTGTCTTCGTTCTCGCGGGCGGCGTGAAGGGCGTCACCGGCATGGGCCTGCCCACGGTGGCCATGAGCTTGCTGGGGCTGTGGATGCAGCCGGTGCAAGCGGCCGCGCTGCTGGTCATCCCTTCGCTGGCGACCAACGTGGCGCAATGCTGTGGCCCTCACCTGCGCTCGCTGGCATCCCGGATGTGGCCTGGCTGGTTGGCGATGGCCATCGTGACGGTCAGCGCGCCAGGCCTGGGGGGAGCCGTCCAATTGCCATGGGCCAAGGCCTGGTTGGGCGGAATTCTCATGGCCTATGGCCTCTGGGGTCTGTGGCGCCCTCATCTGCCCGATCTGTCGCGCTCCAGCCAATGGCTCAGCGTGCTGGCAGGCACGGCCACCGGGTTGGTCACGGCGCTCACGGCCGTCTTCGTGTTGCCCTGGGTTCCCTATTTGCAGACGCTGCGGCTGAGCAAGGATGAGATGGTGCAAGCGCTGGGCCTGTCATTCACCGTCGCCACACTGTCTCTGGCGGTGAGGGTGCAAATGTCGGCCCCTTTCGAGTCGGGGTCGGCCGACCTTGCCATTGCATTGGGCGGGGCATTGATCGGCGCCTTTGGCGGGCTCAAGCTCGGTGAGGTGCTGCGAGGCCGCCTTGCGGGCCCCGCCTTCCAGAAGGCGCTTTTTGTGATCTTTGTCGCCTTGGGCGCGGCCAACCTGATCCAGGCGCTTTGA
- a CDS encoding ABC transporter substrate-binding protein: MRKLLQAGAAALAFMTLPAMALAAGEPTPSCGPGKGKAATGKPIKVGAIHGNAAPGDFSSATDAAAAYFACVNASGGVHGRPIQYLVENDQWNPELAAQAVSKLVQDQKVVAMVGNASFVEMSVNAPFYAKNNIMAMASGCAVSECFESSNIVSTNQGPLASSIGAAMHAVEKLGAKNIACIGLAIPSVGNWSCGAVEKYMAGKGLKASSVLLNPGAPDVNAALLEAMASGANSVLVNLPAGLAIAFLRAAQEQDLRDNYSWTSSTPLYDKSVPAALGKYWSGKVYVNAELTMLDGKGADNQHWLKVMDAYAKKDDPRDTFSQSGYLSAKYFTQTLAAMDPSKVDDRAAVTAAIKKISGLRSDLSCGPYYVGEAKQHMPNHAGIMVVVKDGGFQKVRDCYEYEGPYFTPLVNAEKALGLR; the protein is encoded by the coding sequence ATGAGAAAACTGTTGCAAGCCGGCGCCGCTGCGCTCGCGTTCATGACCCTGCCCGCGATGGCGCTGGCCGCAGGCGAGCCCACCCCCAGCTGCGGCCCCGGCAAGGGCAAAGCGGCCACGGGCAAACCCATCAAGGTCGGTGCCATCCACGGCAACGCGGCCCCGGGTGATTTTTCCTCGGCCACCGACGCGGCCGCGGCCTACTTTGCCTGCGTCAATGCCTCCGGCGGCGTGCATGGTCGCCCGATCCAGTACCTGGTTGAAAACGACCAGTGGAACCCCGAGCTGGCGGCGCAGGCCGTGTCCAAACTGGTTCAGGACCAGAAGGTCGTGGCGATGGTGGGCAACGCCTCGTTCGTCGAGATGAGCGTGAACGCGCCGTTCTACGCCAAGAACAACATCATGGCGATGGCCTCGGGTTGCGCGGTGTCGGAGTGTTTCGAGAGCTCGAACATCGTGTCCACCAACCAGGGTCCGCTGGCATCGTCCATCGGGGCCGCCATGCACGCGGTTGAAAAGCTCGGCGCCAAGAACATCGCGTGCATCGGCCTGGCCATTCCTTCGGTGGGCAACTGGTCTTGCGGGGCGGTGGAAAAGTACATGGCGGGCAAGGGCCTCAAGGCCTCGTCGGTGCTGCTCAACCCGGGGGCGCCCGACGTGAACGCCGCCCTGCTGGAGGCGATGGCCTCGGGCGCGAACTCGGTGCTGGTCAACCTGCCCGCCGGTCTGGCCATCGCTTTCCTGCGCGCCGCGCAGGAGCAGGACCTGCGCGACAACTACAGCTGGACCTCGTCCACGCCGCTGTACGACAAGTCGGTTCCCGCTGCGCTGGGCAAGTACTGGAGCGGCAAGGTCTACGTCAACGCCGAGCTCACCATGCTCGACGGCAAGGGTGCCGACAACCAGCACTGGCTCAAGGTCATGGATGCCTATGCCAAGAAGGACGATCCGCGCGACACGTTCAGCCAGTCGGGCTACCTGTCGGCCAAGTACTTCACCCAGACGCTGGCCGCCATGGACCCGTCCAAGGTCGACGACCGCGCGGCCGTGACGGCGGCGATCAAGAAGATCTCGGGTCTGCGTTCGGACCTGAGCTGCGGCCCCTACTACGTGGGCGAGGCCAAGCAGCACATGCCCAACCACGCCGGGATCATGGTGGTGGTCAAGGACGGTGGCTTCCAGAAGGTGCGCGACTGCTACGAGTACGAAGGCCCGTACTTCACACCCCTGGTGAATGCCGAGAAGGCGCTCGGACTGCGCTGA
- a CDS encoding ABC transporter ATP-binding protein has protein sequence MIELKDITVRFGGVTALDAVSVVFDAPVSGIIGPNGAGKTTTMNVISGFLPSSGQIACDGEVISHQAPHKRTRWGLRRSFQREQLADDLSVIDNLRVILDVLPGSRRDKVADMDRALDVTGLAPQAHTLAARLNTYERRLADVARCLVGRPRIVMFDEPAGGLTPEETRHLGDLILQIHGLTGASTLVIDHDVDLITRICEQTLVLDFGRRIAMGPTAAVLADPLVQAAYLGMEELG, from the coding sequence GTGATCGAGCTCAAAGACATCACCGTGCGCTTCGGCGGCGTGACCGCGCTGGACGCCGTTTCCGTGGTGTTCGACGCCCCGGTCTCCGGCATCATCGGTCCCAACGGGGCGGGCAAGACCACCACCATGAACGTGATCTCGGGCTTCCTGCCGTCTTCCGGGCAGATCGCCTGCGACGGCGAGGTGATTTCGCACCAGGCGCCGCACAAGCGGACCCGCTGGGGTTTGCGCCGCTCGTTCCAGCGCGAACAGCTGGCCGACGACCTGAGCGTGATCGACAACCTGCGCGTGATCCTTGACGTATTGCCGGGCAGCCGGCGCGACAAGGTGGCCGACATGGACCGGGCTTTGGACGTCACGGGCCTGGCCCCCCAAGCCCACACCCTGGCCGCCCGCCTCAACACCTACGAACGCCGCCTGGCCGACGTGGCCCGCTGCCTGGTGGGCCGACCGCGCATCGTGATGTTTGACGAACCGGCCGGGGGGCTCACCCCCGAAGAAACCCGGCACCTGGGCGACCTGATCCTGCAGATCCATGGCCTGACCGGCGCCTCCACCTTGGTCATTGACCACGATGTGGACCTGATCACCCGGATCTGCGAGCAGACGCTGGTGCTGGACTTTGGCCGGCGCATCGCGATGGGCCCCACCGCAGCGGTGTTGGCCGATCCGCTGGTGCAGGCGGCCTATCTGGGCATGGAGGAGTTGGGCTGA
- a CDS encoding helix-turn-helix domain-containing protein, with translation MLTTLSTSSLPVDQFRSDLHAICGSFDVQPAASRDFLRGAVAHEARGGFEFAHVAKDAQSIRRDRSNIARDSAEHFFLIVQEEGRALMSQRESVSMLRPGDLVLIDSAEPSEFTFFGSYSRQLSVHLPRMELQKRFGDALRGGLFMPRSDHTTLAIIAVLAKAFQPSNNPTQSSYLGEAMYGLLGSMLFANGTPARCIDADVGNARLLERAVAYIDANHTDCELTIQRMAVDLKASSRQLQRAFTSLDITPTEYLLQKRLASACEALKQQRMTENKTFISTIAYSVGFNDLSYFNRLFRATFNCTPSQYKDVSADPGPGVLLM, from the coding sequence ATGCTGACCACGCTTTCCACCTCCTCACTTCCCGTGGACCAGTTCCGGTCGGATCTGCATGCCATCTGCGGCTCGTTCGATGTCCAGCCGGCCGCCAGCCGCGACTTTTTGCGCGGCGCGGTGGCCCACGAAGCGCGGGGCGGATTCGAGTTCGCGCATGTGGCCAAAGACGCGCAGTCGATCCGCCGCGACCGAAGCAACATCGCCCGCGACAGCGCGGAGCACTTCTTTCTCATCGTTCAGGAAGAGGGCCGAGCGCTGATGAGCCAGCGCGAATCGGTCAGCATGCTGCGCCCCGGCGATCTGGTCCTGATCGACAGCGCCGAGCCCTCCGAATTCACGTTCTTTGGCAGCTACAGCCGGCAGCTGTCGGTGCATCTGCCGCGCATGGAACTTCAAAAAAGGTTTGGCGATGCCTTGCGCGGCGGGCTGTTCATGCCGCGCAGCGACCACACCACGCTGGCCATCATTGCGGTGCTCGCCAAGGCTTTTCAACCGAGCAACAACCCGACGCAATCCAGCTACCTGGGCGAGGCCATGTACGGACTGCTCGGGTCCATGCTGTTTGCCAACGGCACGCCGGCCCGCTGCATCGACGCGGACGTGGGCAACGCCCGTTTGCTGGAGCGAGCGGTGGCCTACATTGATGCGAACCACACCGACTGCGAATTGACCATCCAGCGCATGGCCGTGGATCTCAAGGCGTCGAGCCGCCAGCTGCAAAGGGCCTTCACGTCGCTGGACATCACGCCCACCGAGTACCTGCTGCAAAAGCGCCTGGCCAGCGCTTGCGAGGCCTTGAAGCAGCAGCGCATGACGGAGAACAAGACCTTCATCTCCACCATTGCCTACAGCGTCGGTTTCAACGACCTGTCGTACTTCAACCGCCTGTTCCGGGCCACCTTCAACTGCACACCCAGTCAGTACAAGGACGTCAGTGCCGATCCGGGGCCGGGCGTGCTTCTGATGTGA
- a CDS encoding branched-chain amino acid ABC transporter permease has protein sequence MKSKLPFLAAYLVGMALVCGILAWGKPLPMVGLFVVSGLAIGSLYALGGVGLVVLYRTTGVLNFASGAMGAMGVMTAWQLEQWGWSEPLSWAIALLLATALSLGYGRVIAPRLAWRDPVVKAIATLGYALIILGITSFLWVDQVRSFTLPTDQMAFRVWGLRVTVTRFMALLATLAVVVGIWVYLERTRTGLQMRALANERELSALIGVRILKVETIAWGMAGLIAGFTGLMFGDLIRLEPSIITFMVIPSIAAAICGRLDSLGMVLVGGLSIGVLESLLTLSPALKSVRTVAPFMVAIVMLLLLQRGRRIPFERDE, from the coding sequence ATGAAATCCAAACTGCCTTTTCTGGCCGCCTACCTCGTGGGCATGGCCCTTGTCTGCGGCATCCTGGCGTGGGGCAAGCCGCTGCCCATGGTCGGTCTGTTCGTCGTGTCCGGTCTGGCCATCGGCTCCTTGTACGCCCTGGGTGGCGTGGGGCTGGTGGTGCTGTACCGCACCACGGGCGTGCTCAACTTTGCCAGCGGCGCCATGGGGGCCATGGGCGTCATGACGGCCTGGCAACTGGAGCAATGGGGTTGGTCTGAGCCCCTGTCCTGGGCCATCGCGCTGTTGCTGGCCACGGCGCTGTCGCTGGGCTATGGCCGGGTGATCGCGCCCCGCCTGGCCTGGCGCGACCCGGTGGTCAAGGCCATTGCCACGCTCGGCTACGCCTTGATCATCCTGGGCATCACGTCGTTTCTGTGGGTGGACCAGGTCCGCTCGTTCACCCTGCCCACCGACCAGATGGCCTTTCGCGTCTGGGGCCTGCGGGTCACGGTCACGCGCTTCATGGCGCTGCTGGCGACGCTGGCCGTGGTGGTGGGCATCTGGGTCTACCTGGAGCGCACCCGCACCGGCCTGCAGATGCGCGCGCTGGCCAACGAACGCGAGCTGTCGGCGCTGATCGGTGTGCGCATCCTCAAGGTGGAAACCATCGCCTGGGGCATGGCGGGGCTCATCGCCGGGTTCACCGGTCTGATGTTTGGTGACCTCATCCGGCTGGAGCCCAGCATCATCACCTTCATGGTCATCCCGTCCATCGCGGCGGCCATCTGCGGGCGGCTCGACAGCCTGGGCATGGTGCTGGTCGGTGGCCTGTCCATCGGCGTGCTGGAGTCGTTGTTGACACTGTCGCCCGCCCTCAAGTCCGTGCGCACCGTGGCCCCGTTCATGGTGGCCATTGTCATGCTGCTCCTGCTGCAGCGGGGCCGGCGCATCCCTTTCGAGAGAGACGAATGA
- a CDS encoding aldehyde dehydrogenase family protein yields the protein MTDFPMIINGQPVSAAEHFDVKNPATGETVGRAPNASRDHLDQAVAAAEAAFASWSQQPDAVRAQACLDIADKLGEQAEDLAQLLTREQGKPLNGLGSRFEIGGARAWAAHTASLSLPVKVLQDNEQGRVELHRKPIGVVGSITPWNWPVMIAVWHILPAVRSGNTVVVKPSPFTPLSTIRLVELMNEVLPPGVVNVVCSDDQKTNIGAAISAHPGIRKIVFTGSINTGKKVMASAAETVKRLTLELGGNDAAIVLPDVDPKAIAEGLFWGAFINNGQTCAAMKRLYVHESVYDEVCSALVDYAKAVPVGAGTDEASALGPVNNRMQFDKVKRLVDAAKHQGRVLLGGEPGEGLFFPPTLIADLSHDDPLVFEEQFGPALPIIRYSDVEDAIRQANHSPNGLGGSVWSRDIDKARQVASRLECGSVWINKHGAIQPNAPFGGVKSSGCGVEFGEEGLAEYTDIQVIFN from the coding sequence ATGACGGACTTTCCCATGATCATCAACGGCCAGCCCGTGAGCGCGGCCGAACACTTCGACGTGAAGAACCCGGCCACCGGGGAAACGGTGGGCCGCGCGCCCAACGCTTCGCGTGACCACCTTGACCAGGCGGTGGCCGCCGCCGAAGCGGCGTTCGCGAGCTGGTCGCAGCAGCCCGACGCCGTGCGCGCCCAGGCCTGCCTGGACATTGCGGACAAGCTCGGCGAGCAGGCCGAAGACCTGGCGCAGCTGCTGACGCGGGAGCAGGGCAAGCCGCTCAACGGGCTGGGCTCGCGCTTTGAGATCGGTGGCGCGCGGGCCTGGGCCGCGCACACGGCCAGCCTGTCGCTGCCGGTGAAGGTGTTGCAGGACAACGAGCAAGGCCGCGTCGAACTGCACCGAAAGCCCATCGGGGTGGTGGGCTCCATCACGCCGTGGAACTGGCCGGTGATGATCGCGGTCTGGCACATCCTGCCGGCCGTGCGCAGCGGCAACACCGTGGTGGTCAAGCCTTCGCCCTTCACCCCGCTGTCCACCATCCGGCTGGTCGAGCTCATGAACGAGGTGCTGCCGCCCGGCGTGGTCAACGTGGTCTGCTCAGACGACCAGAAGACCAACATCGGCGCCGCGATCTCCGCCCACCCGGGCATCCGCAAGATCGTCTTCACCGGCTCCATCAACACCGGCAAGAAGGTCATGGCCTCGGCCGCCGAAACGGTCAAGCGGCTCACGCTGGAGCTGGGCGGCAACGACGCGGCCATCGTGTTGCCCGACGTGGACCCGAAGGCCATTGCCGAAGGCCTGTTCTGGGGCGCCTTCATCAACAACGGCCAGACCTGCGCGGCAATGAAGCGCCTCTACGTGCACGAGAGCGTGTACGACGAAGTCTGCTCGGCGCTGGTCGATTACGCCAAGGCCGTCCCCGTGGGCGCTGGCACCGACGAAGCGTCGGCCCTGGGTCCGGTGAACAACCGCATGCAGTTCGACAAGGTCAAGCGCCTGGTGGACGCGGCCAAACACCAGGGCAGGGTGCTGCTGGGCGGCGAGCCTGGCGAGGGCTTGTTCTTTCCGCCGACGCTGATTGCCGATCTGTCCCACGACGACCCGCTGGTGTTCGAAGAGCAGTTCGGCCCTGCGCTGCCCATCATCCGGTACAGCGACGTGGAAGACGCCATCCGCCAGGCCAATCACAGCCCCAACGGCCTGGGCGGCTCGGTCTGGTCGCGGGACATCGACAAAGCCCGGCAGGTGGCCAGCCGCCTGGAGTGCGGCTCCGTGTGGATCAACAAGCACGGTGCGATCCAGCCGAACGCACCCTTCGGCGGGGTGAAGTCCTCGGGCTGCGGTGTGGAGTTCGGTGAAGAAGGCCTGGCCGAATACACCGACATCCAGGTCATCTTCAACTGA
- a CDS encoding IS5 family transposase, protein MKQQTLAMAADQGDGFEPYRKPTKRDVFLATMEQIVPWQALCSVVEPHYPKAGNGRPPIGLERMLRMYFVQHWFNLADEACEEALLDSTALRRFVGIDLGRERVPDGTTLLKFRRLLEQHKLGEALFAKVGEVLQARGLKVGTGTIVDATIIGAPSSTKNADKQRDPEMHQTRKGQQWYFGMKMHIGVDSRTGLAHSAVVTAANVHDKHPLPDLLHGNEQRVYGDSAYASQKALIGSKAPKAKDFTNQRVRRGGDIDEAERSRNHNKSKVRARVEHVFAVVKRLWGFAKVRYRGLAKNATRSFVVLGLANIYLARQRLMA, encoded by the coding sequence ATGAAGCAACAGACCCTGGCGATGGCAGCCGATCAAGGCGACGGATTCGAGCCCTACCGCAAGCCGACCAAGCGCGATGTGTTCCTTGCGACGATGGAACAGATCGTGCCCTGGCAGGCGCTGTGCTCTGTCGTCGAACCTCACTACCCCAAAGCCGGCAACGGGCGCCCACCGATCGGGCTCGAACGCATGCTGCGGATGTACTTCGTGCAGCACTGGTTCAACCTGGCCGATGAGGCCTGCGAAGAGGCCCTGCTCGACAGCACGGCGCTGCGCCGCTTTGTGGGCATCGATCTTGGGCGGGAGCGCGTGCCTGACGGGACCACCCTGCTGAAGTTTCGCCGCCTGCTGGAGCAGCACAAACTGGGCGAGGCCCTGTTTGCCAAAGTGGGGGAGGTGCTGCAGGCGCGAGGCTTGAAGGTGGGCACCGGCACCATCGTGGACGCCACCATCATCGGCGCGCCCAGTTCGACCAAGAACGCCGACAAGCAGCGCGACCCCGAGATGCACCAAACCCGCAAAGGCCAGCAGTGGTATTTCGGGATGAAGATGCACATTGGCGTGGACAGCCGCACCGGGCTGGCGCACAGCGCTGTGGTGACAGCAGCCAACGTACACGACAAACACCCGCTGCCCGATCTGCTGCACGGCAACGAGCAGCGTGTGTATGGCGACAGTGCCTACGCCAGCCAGAAAGCGTTGATCGGATCGAAGGCCCCCAAGGCCAAGGACTTCACCAACCAGCGCGTGCGCAGGGGTGGCGATATCGACGAGGCCGAGCGCTCCAGAAACCACAACAAGTCCAAGGTCCGCGCCCGGGTCGAACACGTCTTCGCTGTGGTCAAACGGCTCTGGGGCTTTGCCAAGGTGCGCTACCGGGGCCTGGCCAAGAACGCCACGCGCTCGTTCGTTGTGCTGGGTCTGGCCAATATCTATTTGGCGCGTCAGCGCCTCATGGCATGA
- a CDS encoding branched-chain amino acid ABC transporter permease, with product MNRPHVPPLRVGHCPPRGRLSPWGGPAAKRLLPLSCGLVALVVIPMFLGGQWVQILTSTACFALAAAGVGFMYSRLGMVSLAQVGLMGVGGWVMLRMNHGFDLPFELNLAVAATVTMVFGWVMALPALRMRGLYLALITLMAASGLEIVFSTFRFPNGGEGFWGVMPSLIAPFRRPWLATGDEAYLRYTVVMLLVGFLLIEAHRRMAPGRAWAMIRRSEAAAMASGVNVVYYKAWAFGMSGLLAGMAGALLAGTLGLLDPATFRASESIMLFALAVVGGARHWLGAVLAAVLYRVLPGLFNNWGLDADLALVIFGAALLHALMTAPDGLAGQLLGLVRRKEGSAT from the coding sequence ATGAATCGCCCCCACGTTCCCCCACTGCGTGTGGGTCACTGCCCCCCGAGGGGGCGCCTTTCGCCTTGGGGCGGCCCGGCGGCGAAACGCCTGCTGCCCCTGTCGTGCGGGTTGGTGGCGCTGGTGGTCATCCCCATGTTCCTCGGCGGGCAGTGGGTACAGATCCTCACCTCCACCGCCTGCTTCGCCCTGGCTGCGGCAGGCGTCGGGTTCATGTATTCGCGCCTGGGCATGGTGTCGCTCGCCCAGGTGGGGCTGATGGGCGTGGGCGGCTGGGTGATGCTGCGCATGAACCATGGCTTCGACCTGCCGTTTGAGCTCAACCTGGCGGTGGCCGCGACCGTGACCATGGTGTTTGGCTGGGTCATGGCCTTGCCCGCCTTGCGCATGCGCGGCCTGTACCTGGCGCTCATCACCCTGATGGCGGCGAGTGGCCTGGAGATCGTCTTTTCCACCTTCCGCTTTCCCAATGGCGGCGAGGGCTTCTGGGGCGTGATGCCTTCGCTGATCGCGCCGTTCCGGCGGCCCTGGCTGGCCACTGGCGACGAAGCCTACCTGCGCTACACCGTGGTCATGCTGCTGGTGGGCTTCCTGCTGATCGAGGCCCACCGGCGCATGGCGCCCGGGCGGGCCTGGGCCATGATCCGGCGCTCCGAGGCCGCTGCCATGGCTTCGGGTGTGAACGTGGTCTATTACAAAGCCTGGGCCTTCGGCATGTCCGGCCTGCTGGCAGGAATGGCGGGCGCGCTGTTGGCCGGTACCTTGGGGCTGCTGGACCCGGCCACGTTCAGGGCGTCGGAGTCCATCATGCTGTTTGCCCTGGCCGTGGTGGGCGGCGCCCGGCACTGGCTGGGCGCGGTGCTGGCGGCGGTGCTCTACCGCGTGTTGCCCGGGCTGTTCAACAACTGGGGCCTCGATGCCGATCTGGCCCTGGTGATCTTCGGTGCCGCGCTGCTGCACGCGCTGATGACGGCGCCCGATGGCTTGGCCGGGCAACTGCTGGGCCTGGTGCGCCGCAAAGAAGGGAGCGCCACGTGA
- a CDS encoding GMC family oxidoreductase — MEQFDYIVVGGGASGCVMASRLSENPRSKVLLIESGRRDDDRYIKMPATFFKVIEKGRDIVAYVGEPSPCVNGRPSIVIQGQVIGGGSSINAMLYIRGQAQDYDGWAAAGNPGWAYADVLPVFKALENNMELADVFHGTEGELHVSGTGYHHPLCRAFIRAAQEVGLPNNPDFNGASQEGVGFYQTTTHDGRRWSAAEAFLRKAEGRPNLKIMTETRVARVVFEGTRAVGVALENGTTIKAAAEVILCAGAIETPRLLQLSGVGDAAHLQSFGIKVVANLPGVGQNYQDHLESTVQGVTRDPISFLGQDKGLQAVKHLAQYLLFRSGLLTSNVVECGGFADVSNAGVPDVQFHVLPFMVGWADREPVQEHGIAIGPCFLRPKSRGSVRLRSAKAQDPALFDAGAFSDEADLDVLVRGVRKGIEILEAPALAKLIKRRALPQAGIEKDPEALRNYVRQTAKTVFHPVGTAKMGAESDPMAVLDQQLRVRGTQGLRVADASAMPALVSGNTNAPTMMIAERAARFIAGKQ; from the coding sequence ATGGAACAGTTTGACTACATCGTCGTGGGCGGTGGCGCCTCGGGTTGTGTGATGGCCTCGCGCCTGAGCGAGAACCCGCGCTCCAAGGTGTTGCTGATCGAGAGCGGGCGCCGCGACGACGACCGCTACATCAAGATGCCAGCGACCTTCTTCAAGGTCATTGAAAAGGGGCGCGACATCGTCGCCTACGTGGGCGAACCGTCGCCGTGCGTGAACGGGCGCCCCTCCATCGTCATCCAGGGGCAGGTGATCGGCGGCGGCTCGTCGATCAACGCCATGCTCTACATCCGTGGCCAGGCGCAGGACTACGACGGCTGGGCCGCCGCTGGCAACCCGGGCTGGGCTTATGCCGACGTGTTGCCCGTGTTCAAGGCGCTGGAAAACAACATGGAGCTGGCCGATGTCTTCCACGGCACCGAGGGCGAGCTGCACGTGTCGGGAACCGGCTACCACCACCCGCTCTGCCGCGCCTTCATCCGCGCCGCGCAAGAGGTGGGCCTGCCCAACAACCCCGACTTCAACGGCGCCAGCCAAGAGGGCGTGGGCTTCTACCAGACCACCACGCACGATGGCCGGCGCTGGTCCGCCGCCGAGGCCTTTCTGCGCAAGGCCGAGGGGCGTCCCAACCTGAAGATCATGACCGAGACCCGGGTGGCCCGGGTGGTGTTCGAGGGCACGCGGGCGGTCGGTGTGGCGCTGGAAAACGGAACCACCATCAAGGCCGCGGCCGAGGTGATTCTGTGCGCCGGTGCCATCGAAACGCCGCGCCTGTTGCAGCTGTCGGGTGTGGGCGACGCCGCCCACCTGCAGTCCTTCGGCATCAAGGTGGTGGCAAACCTGCCGGGCGTGGGCCAGAACTACCAGGACCACCTGGAGAGCACGGTGCAGGGCGTGACCCGCGACCCCATCTCCTTCCTGGGGCAAGACAAAGGCTTGCAGGCCGTCAAGCACCTGGCGCAGTACCTCCTGTTCCGCTCCGGGCTGCTCACCTCCAACGTGGTCGAGTGTGGCGGCTTCGCCGACGTGTCCAACGCGGGGGTGCCCGATGTGCAGTTTCACGTGTTGCCCTTCATGGTGGGCTGGGCCGACCGCGAGCCGGTGCAGGAACACGGCATCGCCATCGGCCCGTGCTTTCTGCGGCCCAAGTCGCGCGGCTCGGTGCGCCTGCGTTCGGCCAAAGCGCAGGACCCGGCCCTGTTCGACGCGGGCGCCTTTTCAGACGAGGCAGACCTCGACGTGCTCGTCCGGGGTGTGCGCAAGGGCATCGAGATTCTGGAAGCCCCTGCGCTGGCCAAGCTGATCAAGCGACGCGCGCTGCCGCAAGCCGGGATCGAGAAGGACCCAGAAGCCCTTAGGAACTATGTGCGCCAGACCGCCAAGACGGTGTTCCACCCGGTGGGCACCGCCAAGATGGGCGCCGAGTCAGACCCCATGGCCGTGTTGGACCAGCAGCTGCGCGTGCGCGGCACCCAAGGCCTGCGCGTGGCCGATGCGTCCGCCATGCCGGCCTTGGTGTCCGGCAACACCAATGCCCCGACCATGATGATTGCCGAGCGGGCGGCGAGGTTCATTGCAGGCAAGCAGTGA
- a CDS encoding ABC transporter ATP-binding protein, with protein MALIIENLTVAKQGRELVRNVSMSVEQGQVTAVLGANGAGKSELVLAVAGMLPIAQGRISVDGRAIQGCPPDVVRLAGVAAVPEGHRVLSKLSVDDNLRVAGSMLARDRVGPAVAEVYALFPELAERKRQLAGTMSGGQQQMLSIGHALMARPKYLLIDEMSLGLAPLIVKRLVRTIESLVDQGVGVILVEQFTEVALSVATSAVVMRTGDVRYSGPASEIRAQPKILEAAYF; from the coding sequence ATGGCACTGATCATTGAAAACCTCACGGTGGCCAAACAGGGGCGGGAGCTGGTCCGCAACGTCTCGATGTCGGTCGAGCAAGGGCAGGTCACGGCGGTGCTGGGGGCCAATGGCGCGGGCAAGTCGGAGCTGGTGCTGGCCGTGGCCGGCATGCTGCCCATCGCCCAGGGGCGCATCAGCGTCGATGGCCGCGCCATCCAGGGCTGCCCGCCCGACGTGGTGCGCCTGGCGGGCGTGGCCGCGGTGCCCGAAGGCCACCGGGTGTTGTCGAAGCTGTCGGTGGACGACAACCTGCGTGTGGCCGGCTCCATGCTGGCGCGGGATCGGGTCGGTCCTGCCGTGGCCGAGGTGTATGCGCTGTTTCCCGAGCTGGCGGAACGCAAGCGCCAGCTGGCCGGCACCATGTCCGGCGGGCAACAGCAGATGCTGTCCATCGGGCATGCGCTGATGGCGCGCCCCAAGTACCTGCTGATCGACGAAATGTCGCTGGGCCTGGCGCCCCTGATCGTCAAGCGCCTGGTCAGGACCATCGAATCGCTGGTGGACCAGGGCGTGGGCGTCATCCTGGTGGAGCAGTTCACCGAGGTGGCCTTGTCGGTGGCGACCTCGGCCGTGGTGATGCGCACGGGGGACGTGCGCTACAGCGGGCCCGCCAGCGAGATCAGGGCCCAGCCCAAGATACTGGAAGCAGCGTACTTCTAG